TTCCCCATTAGATCGTGAGCTCCTTGGGGGTTTAGACACCATCTgggactgttttttgttttacatagTCTTAGCTGTACTGTAATCAGCACTGAAAAATCATGGCTGTGTAGGTCTCCCCACAGGGACGGCTGCTGAGGTGGTGTAATGAATCCGAACCAGTGCAGTTGGCCACCGGTGTGCCTGGTGGACAAAGGCTGCGAGTGCTAGTTGAGTTCGGATAGATCATGCAGAGCCCTGGCTGGGAAGTAAATTAGATCATGCTAACAAAAATTAAGGCCGTGGACAGATAAAATAACACAACTTCCTGTATCCCACCCAGAAATTGTGGTTCACAAACCTCAGTGTGAAAATGCGGACTCCTGACCATTTCTgcatctctcccaccccaccaGATGAAATCAGTAGGTTGGGGCCTggtaatctgcattttaacaagcaccACTGGCTCCAAGTGTTGAGGTGCGGGTCGCAGCAAAGGAGCCTCAGACCACTCTACAAAACATGTCCCAGGAGAGTGGTTCTCAAAGTTCGGCCCCCAGACAAGCAGCATCAGCAGTACCTGGAAACTCGTTACAATATTTTAATTCCTGGTCTCACCCCCGACCTACTGAACCACAAACCCTGAGGCAAGACCCAGTGACTGGTGATGTAATGAGTCTTCCAGGTGATTGTGACGTGTGTCGTGAGACAATGGCCTAAGACAAGGCACAACTTCAAATCAAGGGAAGGAGAGTTATTCCAACTCCTGAAGACTAGTCTTTAGTCTGCATCCATCCCACCAGTTCCCAGCCAAGCTCCTGCTGAGGGAAAGTGCATTGGcactgcagggaggaggggagtgaaGGGCCCAGAGACCAGAAAAGGAAGGTAGGGACcatggcttcttttttctttattggacACTTTGTAGATGTCACGCAGGTCTAAAAGTTACActgttaaataattatttaaaaaccgACCAGGACTAAAGCCCTGGCCCAGAGCTCCAAACCAGAAGCAGAAAGGAATGGGGGCGGTGGGCTGGGGGGTATTCCTCCAACATCACCAAAACCCAGAAAACGAGGACCCTAAGCTCTTTCACAGGCCAACCCAGGATGTGGGCCCTTGGGCTAACCCTCAGGTGCCTCTGGCTGCATCACTATCAGGTCAGTAACCAGCAAGGAGCTGGCAGAACAGCCAGCCGAGTCCACACATGGACAAAAGTAACTGGAAGGACAGGAAACGGACAGGTACTGTCCAGCTGTAGATAAGATCACAGAGTGCAGCtaaggcaggtgggggcaggggaggggctggggagcggTATTGCAGCAATGCAGGAGTATGGCCCCAgaggcccagcccagcctgggcaggggctcaCACATTGTGGGTCCTCCTGGTGAGCTGGGGCTCTTCACCCACCAGCTTAGACTTGAGGTGCTCCTTGTAGGCCAGGATATCTCCAGGCCACTTGGTGATTGTCTGCTTCTCACAGACCCAGATTTCCTGTGCAACCTAGAAAGCAAATCTTAGGCTTAATAATCCTGGCCAGCACTCTCCCTGTCCCTGTTCAGAAGACCACGGCCAGGAGACTCCAGGAAGAAACCCCCACCGCCCAACTCCATATCCAGCTCACAGTTTCACCATCTCTAGGTTCTTTGGGATGCCTAACCCAAGGGTACTGTAACCAGCATGTTTGGAGCCTTCCAAGCCAATATCCGCTGTGTCCCCTCATCTCAAGTGCCCCAACAGGGCCTAGATATGTTTAGAAACTTCACTCTCAGCTTCCTTTTCTCTACCCCATCCTTCCCAAAGCTTCAGAAAAATGATCAGAAGCTTTTCCAGCAATGCCTGGTGGTAAACCTTTGTTTAATCCAAATCCTCCTTAGTATACTATTTCTATGCTAAAGGAACTTGGTAaagtaggggtgtctgggtggctcagttgttgagcgtctgccttcggctcgggtcatgatcccagtgttctgggatcaagccccgcattgggctccctgctcagcgggaagcctgcttcttcctctcccactcccccctgcttgtgttccctctctcgctgcctctctgtcaaataaataaataaaatcttaaaaaaaaaaaaaaaaaaggatcttggTAAAGTAAAAGCACCCTGTTCTCTACCCGACTCCCTCACCAATTTTGGCTAACAATGCCATGTGCCAAATAGGCTACCATCCCCGAATAACTACTGAACAAAATGAAGTATCTCCATTAAGAATTTCTAAATTTCTCAGAGAGCCATAAAATCTGGTcctcattggggcacctgggtggctcagtcatcaagcgtctgccttcagctcggggcgtgataccagggtcctgggatcaaggcccgcatcgggctccctgctccactgggagcctgcttcttcctctcccactccccccgcttgtgttcgctctcttgctggctctctgtcaaaaaaataaataaaatcttaaaaaaaaatctggtcctCATCCTGCCCTGTTTACACCCTGGGACCTTTTCCCACATCcaataaacatgtattgagtGCCCCCTGCCACATGCTATGACTGTGTTCTACCCAGCCTTCTCCTGGATGCCCCTGCACTGACTCCCACTCCAGCCAGGGGCCTCACCTGCTGAATGAGTCTGAAATCATGGCTGACCAGCATCATACCACCCTCAAACTCATTGATGGCATCAGCCAGGGCGTCGATGGTCTCAATATCCAGGTGATTAGTGGGCTCATCTAGGAAGAGCATGTGGGGGTTCTGCCAGGCCAGCCAGGCCAGACACACTCGGCACTTCTGCCCATCAGACAGGTTCCGAATCGGGCTCACCTGAGGGGAACCGTGACATTTACAGAACTTGGTGTTACTCCCACCACACAGCGTGGCTCACCACTCCCCACCGCTTTCTCCACTAATGTGATCACCATTCTACAAAAAGGAAGACCCAAGATCACAGAGTGAGACAGTGACACAGCTACCAGTCTCTCAAGGCCTGTAGGGACAAATGTGGAGGCCTGAAGCACCTGCCGTCACTAAGGCCAtacctcttgctctctctctgcactTAAATCGTTAACTAATTGAAACAATATGGTGGATCCTCAATCCAGAGCTGAATTTCCCTCGCCCTCAAGCACTGTGGTTTATCTTGTAGTGTGAGGCCAGGGCGTGTCAGAGACTGGGTGctatccctgcccctccccataaGGAGACCTGAATATTCCAGTACATACAACCTAGGGAAAAGGAAAGCTGTTGGGTTCTCTTGGATGCTAGAATCAAAGGAAGACACTTTTCAGTaaagcacacaactcttgatctcagggttgtgagttcaagccccacgttggttgtGGAGCCTActataaggttaaaaaaaaaaaaaagaagagactttGGGATAGCTCCCAACCCCCCAGGGACACCAGGGACAGCATTCCCTGACCTCACAGCCACAATCTCCCAGTTATCTGGGGTTGTTCCCCACATCCACCCCTCCGCCCCCCCGCTGACCTGCTGTTTCCCAGTGAGACCATATCGACCAATGAtcttcctcatttcttccttctccttgatCTCTGGGTAGCACTTCATCATGTACTCTAAAGGTGAGAGGTCTAAGTCCAGCTGCTCTTGTAAATgctacaggaaaaaaagaacccaCTCAGATGTGCCTGGTGTCCTACTTCAAAAGGAGTGCTGCTGGGTTAACTGCTGAGTAACTCTACCTCTACCCAGGCACCTGTTTAAGATTCCAGGAGAAGCAGGCAAAAGCTGACTTGGCCACATGCAGTCCCCTTCCCACACCCTGGACACCATCCTGTCCCCCAAGGCCTTTCTTTACCTGATGGTAACGCCCTATCTTGACATGAGAGTGTTTTCGGATCATCCCATCTGTTGGTAGTAGCTAGAAAGAAAAGAGTATTAGGTGGaaagaaaagcacacagaaagggaaactcGGTCAGAAGCAGACAAAGGCAGAGTAGGAAAATAAACATATGTTCACTGAACAAGATGCTAAGTTCCTAAACAGAATCTACATCACCACCTCGCAGACTGCTCATCTGGCCACTCTAAAAATATTGAGGAAGCTACATTGAAACAGATGTTTTCAAGGGAAGCAAAGATACATACAACACAGTCTACTTAGTAATTAAATGTCTACTACAGAATGCGCCACCTGTAAAACAAAGGACTTGGACATACCTACAACAGGGTTTCCCAAATAAAAACATGTCTCTAAATGCAGATGTTCCTCTAAACATTCTaactgaaaacaaggaaaaatatcgAGCCACAtgcatgttttttctctctcacactcacactcacacacacacagatcctccttccctcccccgctCTGAGAAAACAGCTCCAAGCTTCAGCACTGCCAGTGACCACATCCCCCACCCCAGAACTGGCTCACTCACCACCAGCAGCTCACGCACCATCGGTGTGCTCAGCCCCTCCAAGCGTCATGGCCCCTGCACACCTTCCCTCTTCCTCAGACACGGTAAGTACCTACTCTTAAAAATCCCAATCCCCAACTTGGCCCCATACCTCTCCAGTTAGCAGCTTCAGAAGAGTTGACTTCCCCGCTCCATTGGGCCCCACCAGAGCCACTCGCGTATCAAGATCGATACCAAATTCTAGATTGTTGTAGATGCAAGGCTGAGgtgggtgtgagagagagatgaACACGACGCTAGGTTACCCATCAGTCGAGTTGGCTGGCAGATCAACCCCACCACATCCCCAGTCGCCACGCGAGGAGCTGGGAGTGTGAGGAGGAGGCCGCTCTCATAGCAGACCCCAACCTACTGCCTGCACCCACTGCCTCAGCTGAGCAGTTCTCCTCCCAAGTACTTGAAGAGGGGCCACCGTGAGACCCTGGGCGAGGCACCTAAGCTACTATGCCTGAAATATCCTGCGCACCATGTGGGTTAGCGGGTGGGTTCAGCAAAGAACAGCAGACTCTCCCAGCCAGCTGATGCTTATCTTGTAAAACGCACCCCAGCCTCCCAACCGCACAGGAGTACTCACCCCGTCTTTTGTATACTTGAAGCTCACATTTTGCACCATAATGACAGGTGGAGGAATCTTGCCACACGGTGGGAAATAAAATGACAGTGTCTAGGAAGAGGAGAGTTTATCAAGTTAGGTTGTGTCTTACCCACCTCACCGTAGGCCACTAACTTTACCCAGGCGGGCCCCACCTTGTCGCTCACGACCCTCTCTGTCAGTCCCGATGCCATCATTTTCTGTAGTGTTTTCTCCTTGCTCTGCGCCTGCCGAGCCAGCTTGGCACTGCCATGACCAAACCTAGCAATGTAGTTCTGAAAGAGACCAGAAAGAGGGCTTGGAGTATGGGCGGGTGccaaaaaactcattttaaatgtGGGGTAAATACTGATGACAACTTCTTCCTGACTTCCAGAACCCCACCCTAAGTTCCCCAAATACCCCCTCATCCAACTCTCCTGGAGAACATGAGCTCGGCTCTACCTTCATGTGTGCAATCTGATCCTGCTCCCAGTGAAACCTCTTCATCTGGttctcctccagctccagccGTGTCTTCACATACTGATCATAATTACCCTGCAGAGAAATGTGCCAGGCAAGGCAGGCAGCTTTAACCTCCGGCCTGGTTCTCAGGGTTTAGGGGGATGC
The sequence above is a segment of the Ursus arctos isolate Adak ecotype North America unplaced genomic scaffold, UrsArc2.0 scaffold_3, whole genome shotgun sequence genome. Coding sequences within it:
- the ABCF2 gene encoding ATP-binding cassette sub-family F member 2, giving the protein MPSDLAKKKAAKKKEAAKARQRPRKGHEENGDTVTEPQVAEEKNEANGRETTEVDLLTKELEDFEMKKAAARAVTGVLASHPNSTDAHIINLSLTFHGQELLSDTKLELNSGRRYGLIGLNGIGKSMLLSAIGKREVPIPEHIDIYHLTREMPPSDKTPLQCVMEVDTERAMLEREAERLAHEDAECEKLMELYERLEELDADKAEMRASRILHGLGFTPAMQRKKLKDFSGGWRMRVALARALFIRPFMLLLDEPTNHLDLDACVWLEEELKTFKRILVLVSHSQDFLNGVCTNIIHMHNKKLKYYTGNYDQYVKTRLELEENQMKRFHWEQDQIAHMKNYIARFGHGSAKLARQAQSKEKTLQKMMASGLTERVVSDKTLSFYFPPCGKIPPPVIMVQNVSFKYTKDGPCIYNNLEFGIDLDTRVALVGPNGAGKSTLLKLLTGELLPTDGMIRKHSHVKIGRYHQHLQEQLDLDLSPLEYMMKCYPEIKEKEEMRKIIGRYGLTGKQQVSPIRNLSDGQKCRVCLAWLAWQNPHMLFLDEPTNHLDIETIDALADAINEFEGGMMLVSHDFRLIQQVAQEIWVCEKQTITKWPGDILAYKEHLKSKLVGEEPQLTRRTHNV